A genomic stretch from candidate division WOR-3 bacterium includes:
- a CDS encoding glutamine--tRNA ligase/YqeY domain fusion protein: MAEKDRIAEEKSGPDFIRRIINEDLKSGRFSPPIVTRFPPEPNGYLHIGHAKSICLNFGIAREYGGRCHLRFDDTNPEKEEEEFVRSIMEDVRWLGFDWGEHLYYASDYFEQLYQWAIELIKKGKAYVCDLSPEQVREYRGTLTEPGKESPYRNRSVEENLDLFERMRRGEFPDGSKTLRAKIDMASPNLNLRDPVMYRIMKVPHHRTGDKWCIYPTYDWAHGQSDSIEGITHSICTLEFEDHRPLYDWFLDQLGVHHPRQVEFARLNLTYTVMSKRRLLELVEKGYVSGWDDPRLPTIAGLRRRGYTPESIRNFCDRVGVGKADTVVAIELLEDCIREDLNRRAPRVMAVLKPLKVVIENFPEGKVEEVEALNNPEDPAAGTRLVPFSREIYIEEDDFREEPPPKYYRLAPGREVRLRYAYIIKCVGVVKDASGQIRELRCVYDPLTRSGTETRKVKATLHWVSAAHALNAEVRLYDRLFLKPDPDDVPEGLDWKANLNPNSLVVLNNCKVEPSLKNVQPGDRFQFERLGYFCADLKDCKPEHLVFNRTVTLRDTWAKIEQKLKQSQPGEKK; encoded by the coding sequence ATGGCAGAGAAAGACCGAATCGCCGAAGAAAAATCTGGACCGGACTTTATCCGGCGCATCATCAACGAAGACTTAAAGAGTGGCAGGTTTTCGCCGCCAATTGTCACCCGCTTTCCGCCCGAGCCTAACGGCTATCTCCACATTGGCCATGCCAAGTCAATCTGCCTGAACTTCGGCATCGCCCGCGAGTACGGCGGCAGGTGCCATCTGCGCTTTGACGACACCAACCCGGAAAAGGAAGAAGAGGAGTTTGTCCGTTCCATTATGGAAGATGTCCGCTGGCTGGGGTTTGACTGGGGTGAACACCTGTACTACGCTTCCGACTACTTTGAGCAGTTGTACCAGTGGGCAATTGAGTTAATCAAAAAGGGCAAGGCGTATGTGTGCGACCTTTCCCCCGAACAGGTCCGGGAGTACCGGGGCACTTTAACCGAACCGGGCAAGGAGAGCCCGTATCGCAACCGTTCAGTTGAAGAGAACCTTGACCTGTTTGAGCGGATGCGCCGGGGCGAATTTCCAGACGGCTCCAAAACCCTGCGGGCAAAGATTGATATGGCTTCGCCCAACCTCAATCTGCGCGACCCGGTGATGTACCGGATTATGAAGGTGCCGCACCATCGCACCGGTGACAAGTGGTGCATCTATCCAACCTACGACTGGGCACATGGCCAGTCCGACTCAATTGAAGGTATCACCCACTCCATCTGCACTTTGGAGTTTGAAGACCACAGGCCCCTTTACGACTGGTTTCTTGACCAGTTAGGTGTCCATCACCCCCGTCAGGTTGAGTTTGCCCGGCTCAACCTCACCTATACGGTGATGAGCAAGCGCCGGCTCTTAGAACTGGTGGAAAAGGGTTATGTTTCGGGCTGGGACGACCCGCGCCTTCCTACCATCGCGGGTTTGCGGCGTCGGGGCTACACACCGGAGTCAATCCGCAACTTCTGCGACCGGGTTGGTGTGGGCAAGGCGGACACCGTGGTGGCGATTGAACTGCTTGAAGACTGCATCCGGGAAGATTTGAACAGGCGTGCCCCGCGCGTGATGGCGGTTCTGAAACCGCTCAAGGTGGTGATTGAAAACTTTCCCGAAGGCAAGGTTGAAGAGGTTGAGGCGCTCAACAACCCGGAAGACCCAGCAGCGGGCACCAGGCTCGTGCCCTTCTCCCGGGAAATCTACATTGAAGAAGACGACTTCCGGGAAGAGCCGCCCCCAAAGTACTACCGGCTTGCGCCCGGTCGCGAAGTCCGGCTCCGCTACGCCTACATCATCAAATGTGTCGGCGTGGTCAAGGACGCTTCGGGTCAGATTCGGGAGTTGCGCTGTGTTTACGACCCCTTAACCCGCAGCGGTACTGAAACCCGCAAGGTCAAGGCGACCCTGCACTGGGTGTCTGCCGCTCACGCCCTGAACGCCGAAGTCCGGCTCTATGACCGGCTCTTCTTAAAACCGGACCCGGACGATGTGCCCGAAGGCCTGGACTGGAAGGCAAACCTCAACCCCAACTCACTTGTCGTGCTTAACAACTGCAAGGTGGAGCCGTCCTTGAAAAATGTCCAGCCCGGTGACCGGTTCCAGTTTGAGCGGTTGGGCTACTTCTGTGCCGACCTCAAAGATTGTAAACCGGAACACCTGGTGTTCAACCGCACCGTCACTTTGCGGGACACCTGGGCAAAAATCGAACAGAAACTGAAACAAAGCCAACCAGGAGAGAAGAAATGA
- a CDS encoding efflux RND transporter permease subunit encodes MKLTDTSIKRPVTTILVSLVLVLFGVVGVSRMPVDILPPVTLPMMIVVTSYPGAGPQEVEAEVTKVIEERVGTISNLKEISSRSLENISIVQLQFAWGTNLDAAAADVRDRLDMAVAMLPDAASRPAVFKLDASMMPVLQIALYGDVDQLLMRDVAEDLADGLQRVPGVATAMVAGGTKRQLQVKVKEEKLLAAGITIDALNLTLQAQNLNYPVGRVTSQGKEFLIRLLGEYTDLDQVRNTVVGMKGQSPILLKDIADVDWGPEEVLTVARYNQGSAIFVVVQRRPDANPVQVARAARAELKELSSILPAGVEHEVIFDSSKEITRSISNVVYNILLGGILAVFILFLFLRRFRATLFVAFAIPLSVFFALFFMFLLGYSVNILSMAGLAIAVGMVVDNGIVVFEAIFRHRERGTERFRAASVGADEVAMAITASTLTTIVVFLPLLLVRGFLQVIFPQLVWAVVGALVASLVIALTLIPTLTSRYLPDPKPAISGIRKWSERFYQRIEDGYARLIGWALGHKRLVVFGAVVILGVSLGLVRFIGTEFFPVQESQFHRLQVEMPVGTNLAVTDSAVRKLENYVQERWQDEIEGVAVQLGTGTGFVAIMGGSSGSHSGLLNIVLKPKRLRKHSVEEIDQDIRRFAATIPGLKVYVQEFSFTSMAGTSSGVELDITGYDLATADSLTRKVIAAIETIPGLVDIKSSRQPGKPELQLVVDRQKAALYGLTPYQIGAALRTEVEGNAPTVYRLGGKEYDILIRLPEEQRDELVEILGTFVPSPTGPVPLGNLVTVRTSTGPLEIERKNNERIVKITARNVGISAGQAAQKIARAIKDIPIPTGFTLKLSGSYEEMTRTFRDFALVILIALVLVFVVMASQFESLRDPFIIMFTMPFALIGVLWILFLTRTTLSVISLLGLLILVGVVVNNGIVYIDYTNRLRRERGMGLIDAVKEAGRIRLRPILMTSLTTIFGMLPLAFQIGEGSELWSPLGRAIVGGMIVSTFLPLVFIPVLYTIFETRSERRKRQQG; translated from the coding sequence ATGAAACTGACCGATACATCAATTAAGCGACCGGTAACGACAATTCTGGTCTCCCTGGTTCTGGTGCTGTTCGGGGTGGTGGGCGTTTCCCGGATGCCGGTTGATATCCTGCCACCGGTTACCCTGCCGATGATGATTGTCGTTACATCTTATCCTGGTGCGGGACCGCAGGAGGTTGAGGCTGAGGTTACCAAAGTGATTGAGGAGCGGGTGGGTACAATCTCCAACTTAAAGGAGATTTCCTCCCGGTCGCTGGAAAACATCTCAATTGTGCAGTTGCAGTTTGCCTGGGGCACAAACTTAGATGCGGCGGCAGCGGATGTGCGCGACCGGCTGGATATGGCGGTGGCGATGTTGCCCGATGCCGCTTCCCGGCCCGCGGTTTTCAAACTGGATGCGTCAATGATGCCGGTTTTACAGATTGCCCTTTACGGCGATGTTGACCAGTTGCTTATGCGCGATGTGGCAGAGGACCTGGCAGATGGGTTGCAAAGGGTGCCGGGTGTGGCGACCGCGATGGTTGCAGGCGGGACCAAGCGCCAGTTACAGGTGAAGGTTAAAGAGGAGAAACTGCTCGCTGCGGGCATTACGATTGATGCGCTCAATCTGACCCTGCAGGCGCAGAACCTTAACTACCCGGTGGGAAGGGTTACGAGTCAGGGCAAGGAGTTTCTCATCCGGCTTTTGGGCGAGTACACCGATTTGGACCAGGTGCGCAACACCGTGGTCGGGATGAAAGGTCAGAGTCCGATTCTTTTGAAGGACATCGCCGATGTTGACTGGGGACCAGAAGAGGTTTTGACCGTGGCACGGTACAATCAGGGTAGTGCGATTTTTGTGGTTGTCCAGCGCCGGCCTGATGCCAATCCGGTGCAGGTTGCCCGGGCAGCACGGGCAGAACTGAAGGAGTTGAGTTCAATTTTACCAGCCGGGGTTGAGCACGAGGTTATCTTTGACTCGTCCAAGGAGATTACCCGCTCAATTTCCAATGTGGTTTACAACATCCTGCTCGGTGGCATCCTCGCGGTGTTTATTCTGTTTCTGTTTCTACGCCGGTTCCGGGCAACGCTGTTTGTTGCGTTTGCGATTCCGCTTTCGGTTTTCTTTGCCCTGTTCTTTATGTTCCTTTTGGGTTATTCGGTCAACATCCTGTCAATGGCGGGTCTGGCGATTGCGGTCGGGATGGTGGTGGATAATGGTATTGTGGTTTTTGAGGCGATTTTCCGGCATCGGGAGCGCGGTACCGAGCGGTTTCGGGCGGCAAGTGTTGGTGCCGATGAGGTGGCGATGGCGATTACCGCTTCCACTCTGACCACGATTGTCGTGTTTCTGCCTTTGCTTCTGGTGCGCGGTTTTCTCCAGGTGATATTTCCCCAGTTAGTTTGGGCGGTTGTCGGCGCGCTGGTCGCTTCGCTCGTTATCGCTTTGACTTTGATTCCGACCTTAACTAGCCGGTATCTGCCCGACCCGAAGCCGGCAATTAGCGGCATCCGAAAGTGGAGCGAGCGGTTTTACCAGCGGATTGAAGATGGCTATGCCCGTTTGATTGGCTGGGCATTGGGGCATAAGCGGCTGGTGGTTTTTGGTGCGGTGGTGATTCTGGGCGTCAGTCTTGGGCTGGTGCGTTTTATCGGGACCGAGTTTTTCCCGGTCCAGGAGAGCCAGTTTCACCGATTACAGGTGGAGATGCCAGTGGGAACCAACCTTGCAGTTACCGACAGTGCGGTACGGAAACTGGAGAACTATGTCCAGGAACGGTGGCAGGATGAGATTGAGGGTGTGGCGGTGCAACTGGGCACCGGCACCGGGTTTGTGGCGATTATGGGCGGCTCTTCGGGCAGCCATTCCGGACTTCTGAACATCGTTTTGAAGCCAAAACGCCTGCGTAAGCATTCGGTTGAAGAGATTGACCAGGATATCCGGCGCTTTGCCGCAACAATTCCGGGGTTAAAGGTTTATGTCCAGGAGTTCAGTTTCACCAGTATGGCAGGAACCAGTTCCGGGGTGGAACTTGACATAACCGGCTACGACCTCGCTACTGCGGACAGTTTGACCCGTAAGGTTATCGCCGCAATTGAGACGATACCCGGACTGGTGGACATCAAATCCAGCCGTCAGCCTGGCAAGCCCGAACTGCAACTGGTGGTGGACCGGCAGAAGGCGGCGCTCTACGGCTTGACCCCTTATCAGATTGGTGCGGCACTGCGCACCGAGGTGGAGGGTAATGCACCAACCGTTTACCGATTGGGCGGTAAGGAGTACGACATTTTGATTCGCCTGCCCGAAGAGCAGCGCGATGAACTGGTGGAGATTTTAGGCACATTTGTACCCAGCCCCACTGGTCCGGTGCCGCTGGGCAATCTGGTCACGGTGCGCACCAGCACCGGTCCACTGGAGATTGAGCGGAAGAACAACGAGCGGATTGTCAAGATTACCGCCCGTAATGTGGGCATCTCTGCGGGTCAGGCGGCACAGAAAATCGCCCGGGCAATCAAGGACATTCCGATACCTACCGGCTTCACATTGAAACTTTCCGGCTCTTACGAAGAGATGACCCGAACCTTCCGGGACTTCGCCTTAGTAATTTTGATTGCGCTCGTTCTGGTGTTTGTCGTAATGGCGTCTCAGTTTGAGTCGCTGCGCGACCCGTTCATCATTATGTTCACGATGCCCTTTGCCCTGATTGGGGTGCTCTGGATTCTGTTTTTGACCCGGACAACCCTTTCGGTGATTTCGCTTTTAGGGCTTCTGATTCTCGTGGGTGTGGTGGTGAACAACGGGATTGTGTACATTGACTATACCAACCGATTGCGCCGGGAGCGGGGAATGGGTTTGATTGATGCGGTCAAAGAGGCGGGACGGATTCGGCTCCGGCCCATCTTGATGACATCTTTGACCACGATTTTCGGGATGCTGCCCTTAGCGTTTCAGATTGGCGAGGGTTCAGAGTTGTGGTCACCCCTGGGCAGAGCGATTGTTGGTGGTATGATTGTCTCCACCTTTTTACCGCTCGTGTTCATTCCGGTTCTTTATACGATATTTGAGACCCGCTCGGAACGACGCAAGCGGCAACAGGGGTAA
- a CDS encoding efflux RND transporter periplasmic adaptor subunit encodes MRNIFKKLVKGKAVIDGTDPILRRVLSCVVAATMVLTIVAAPGCQSRSGKKEKEAIVPAVTVVTVPRGTVSRSIQLLGVLQGEEQVLVYSKITGRVTEITKPEGSVVGPDEPIGYVVNDIPGMDYKPGPVRSPIAGVVGKVYVEVGQTVAPTMPFAAVARFSDRIKMKALVSETDLPFVKPGLKARVFFSAAGESAFSGVVTRVAPMLDPMSRSATVEISIPNYRRSLVPGMAGMARLVVEEKKDVVMVPLAALFATGEERVVVVRDGIAHLQPVRFGLRGDEWVEVIEGLEPGEKVATTGKEGVKEGQKVNPVEAGGQ; translated from the coding sequence ATGAGAAACATTTTTAAGAAGTTAGTGAAGGGGAAAGCGGTAATTGACGGTACGGACCCGATTTTGCGGCGGGTGTTAAGTTGTGTGGTGGCGGCGACGATGGTTCTGACAATTGTGGCGGCGCCGGGTTGCCAGTCCCGCTCCGGTAAAAAGGAAAAAGAGGCGATAGTACCGGCGGTCACGGTGGTCACAGTACCACGGGGCACGGTGAGCCGTTCGATTCAACTGCTCGGGGTGTTGCAGGGTGAGGAGCAGGTTCTGGTCTATTCCAAAATCACCGGCAGGGTGACCGAAATTACCAAACCGGAGGGTTCGGTGGTTGGTCCGGATGAGCCGATTGGTTATGTGGTGAACGACATTCCCGGTATGGACTACAAGCCCGGACCGGTGCGCTCGCCGATTGCCGGTGTGGTGGGCAAGGTTTATGTTGAGGTGGGCCAGACCGTGGCACCGACGATGCCTTTTGCCGCGGTGGCGCGGTTTTCGGACCGGATTAAGATGAAGGCGCTGGTGAGTGAGACGGATTTGCCTTTTGTTAAACCCGGACTCAAGGCGCGGGTCTTTTTCTCAGCGGCAGGCGAAAGTGCGTTTAGTGGAGTGGTTACGAGGGTGGCACCGATGCTTGACCCGATGTCCCGTTCGGCAACAGTGGAAATCTCTATTCCCAATTACCGGCGTAGTCTGGTGCCGGGAATGGCAGGAATGGCACGGCTGGTGGTTGAGGAGAAGAAGGATGTGGTGATGGTGCCGCTCGCCGCGCTGTTTGCCACCGGTGAGGAACGGGTGGTGGTGGTAAGAGATGGCATCGCCCATCTCCAGCCGGTAAGGTTTGGTTTGCGGGGTGATGAGTGGGTTGAGGTGATTGAAGGGCTGGAACCGGGTGAGAAGGTGGCGACGACCGGTAAGGAAGGTGTCAAGGAAGGGCAGAAGGTGAATCCGGTGGAGGCGGGTGGACAATGA
- a CDS encoding TolC family protein translates to MRKRSIWFFISGLIFVLALPVARADTLVLTVERAVELALKNNYQLKQNEEKVLEAAAGKGAAFGSFLPQISASGSYTRLGAVNQFEMVAPVYQMLPLRVYDPVTGQIIGFTDSVPLPVGADTVRMALGSQNNYLLRGTVQQTLFTWGKLINAYQIAGLSLEAQKAARDQARQETKFSAVQAFFQALLAEKSAQLLNESYEQLQRHVAQVEKLYDNGLASRLDVMRARVSLTNVANQVAQVKNGAELARAALANLLGLEPGTVFVLESELAAETTGLDTAGARRRAKENRPELAQLRRLVQIADRSVRIARTANLPTLFAAANFDYKKPVGFKDEWGKDWNATVGLSLPIFTGLTNYHKLKQAQSKYRQAFLSLKMVESAIDLDVQAALASLGQEKNNIVYQGENVKVAEEAFRLAEERYQNGLITNLEFLDIQLQLTQSRVAYLNALANYQIARARFLRAVGEF, encoded by the coding sequence ATGAGAAAAAGGAGTATCTGGTTTTTTATTTCCGGTCTGATTTTTGTTCTGGCGCTGCCGGTTGCCCGCGCCGATACGCTGGTGCTTACGGTGGAGCGGGCGGTGGAACTGGCACTGAAGAACAACTACCAGTTAAAGCAGAATGAGGAGAAGGTTCTGGAGGCGGCAGCGGGCAAAGGTGCGGCGTTTGGCAGTTTTCTGCCCCAGATTTCGGCTTCGGGAAGTTACACCCGGCTCGGTGCGGTCAACCAGTTTGAGATGGTGGCGCCGGTTTACCAGATGCTGCCGTTGCGGGTTTACGACCCGGTTACCGGACAGATAATCGGTTTTACCGATTCGGTGCCGCTGCCGGTGGGTGCGGACACAGTAAGGATGGCGCTCGGTTCCCAGAACAACTACCTGTTGCGGGGCACGGTGCAGCAGACGCTTTTCACCTGGGGTAAACTGATTAATGCGTATCAGATTGCCGGTCTGAGTCTGGAGGCGCAGAAGGCGGCACGGGACCAGGCACGCCAGGAGACCAAGTTTTCCGCAGTCCAGGCGTTTTTTCAGGCGCTCCTTGCTGAGAAGAGTGCGCAACTGCTCAACGAGTCTTATGAACAGTTGCAGCGCCATGTTGCGCAGGTGGAAAAACTTTACGACAACGGGCTGGCAAGCCGTTTGGATGTGATGCGGGCGCGGGTCAGTTTGACCAATGTGGCGAATCAGGTTGCCCAGGTGAAAAATGGGGCAGAACTTGCCCGGGCAGCGCTGGCAAATCTACTTGGACTGGAACCGGGCACGGTGTTTGTGCTCGAGAGCGAACTGGCAGCGGAAACGACCGGTCTTGACACTGCGGGTGCCCGGCGCCGGGCAAAGGAAAATCGGCCCGAACTGGCGCAGTTGCGCCGGCTGGTGCAGATTGCGGACCGGTCGGTGCGCATCGCCCGGACCGCAAACCTGCCCACACTGTTTGCCGCGGCAAACTTTGACTACAAGAAACCGGTCGGTTTTAAGGATGAGTGGGGTAAGGACTGGAACGCAACGGTTGGTCTGTCGCTGCCGATTTTTACCGGCTTGACCAACTACCACAAACTGAAGCAGGCGCAGTCAAAGTACCGCCAGGCGTTTCTGTCTTTGAAGATGGTGGAGAGTGCGATTGACCTTGATGTTCAGGCGGCACTCGCCAGTTTAGGTCAGGAGAAGAACAACATTGTTTATCAGGGCGAGAATGTGAAGGTGGCAGAGGAGGCGTTCCGGCTGGCAGAGGAGCGGTATCAGAATGGGCTGATTACCAATCTGGAGTTTTTAGACATCCAGTTGCAGTTGACCCAGAGCCGGGTCGCCTATCTCAACGCCCTTGCCAATTATCAGATTGCCCGGGCACGGTTTTTGCGGGCGGTCGGTGAATTTTAA
- a CDS encoding TetR/AcrR family transcriptional regulator, with the protein MKRKSKARREMILQAAFNVVCDKGYYETKMDDVARKAGVAKGTVYLYFQDKPDLYVGMVKWLISQARAIVAEVAQEERTPSDKLRRVFARWVESLSSKPAAVDLVFPELREERCEISRRFHEQVLPEIRGLVDDIARLVKAGVRQGEFRSVEPRLAALSFLNAFRAALLVTSHRLGVKAAPVKALDIFFNGIRR; encoded by the coding sequence ATGAAACGGAAATCAAAAGCCCGACGGGAAATGATTTTGCAGGCGGCGTTCAATGTCGTCTGCGATAAGGGGTATTACGAGACGAAGATGGACGATGTTGCCCGGAAGGCGGGTGTTGCCAAGGGCACGGTCTATCTTTATTTTCAAGACAAGCCCGATTTGTATGTCGGGATGGTGAAGTGGCTCATCAGTCAGGCACGCGCGATTGTTGCCGAGGTTGCCCAGGAGGAGCGCACCCCGAGCGATAAGTTGCGTCGGGTGTTTGCGCGCTGGGTGGAGAGTTTGAGTAGCAAGCCCGCGGCGGTTGATTTGGTGTTTCCGGAGCTGCGGGAGGAGCGGTGTGAGATTAGCCGGCGGTTTCACGAGCAGGTGCTGCCGGAAATCAGGGGTCTGGTGGACGACATCGCCCGACTGGTTAAGGCGGGAGTTCGGCAGGGTGAGTTTCGGTCGGTGGAGCCGCGGCTCGCCGCACTCTCATTTTTAAACGCCTTTCGCGCCGCACTGCTCGTTACCAGCCATCGGCTGGGGGTAAAGGCGGCGCCGGTGAAGGCGCTGGACATTTTCTTTAACGGGATAAGGAGATGA
- a CDS encoding TldD/PmbA family protein, with amino-acid sequence MSVSGSLAAVIKEQLQRALDRGCSFADVRYYEEDSTQSLVLYDGNLEGNYRRFERGIGVRVLKNGAIGFAATADLERIPDCFDRALANAEAAAALLGFPKDMGSEKPVHGTYKPPFQKDPFTIPLPEILNLLNTIDRQLNEKPVEHRMVRFHFQKRHIYYFNTEGSEIERWVMNPFANMTVMARDKENRTQRRSYDLESDGTGSRGFEWVENPAAFAVHADRIKSELSQLLSAETLPPARRDVILLPGQGHLQVHETIGHPLELDRILGYELSFAGGSHVKPQDIGTLRYGSEKLNAVVMVVENSPGTFGYDDEGTPQHQYYLIKNGILVNVLCSRIDLGEANAKAGKKVVEKSGASARAAGFYKTPIDRMTNVCVEWGSDGTLEDIVKATENGVILDMPVSWSIGSNREHFHFGCEIAWEVKDGRRTKVYKNPTYQGHTLEFYNSLDMVGDRSTWRLIQVPNCGKGEPNQIMEVGHGVPVMRFRNVLTGEGR; translated from the coding sequence ATGAGCGTTTCCGGTTCATTAGCAGCGGTCATCAAAGAGCAACTCCAGCGGGCACTGGACCGCGGCTGCTCTTTTGCCGATGTCCGCTATTACGAAGAAGACTCCACCCAGAGCCTGGTGCTCTACGACGGCAACCTGGAAGGCAACTACCGCCGTTTTGAGCGGGGCATCGGGGTTCGGGTGTTGAAAAATGGCGCAATCGGATTTGCCGCCACCGCCGACCTTGAACGCATCCCGGACTGCTTTGACCGCGCCCTCGCCAACGCCGAAGCCGCCGCGGCCCTTTTGGGCTTCCCCAAAGATATGGGCAGTGAGAAACCGGTGCACGGCACCTATAAACCGCCTTTCCAAAAAGACCCGTTCACCATTCCCCTGCCCGAAATCCTCAACCTCTTAAACACCATTGACCGCCAGTTGAACGAAAAACCGGTTGAGCACCGGATGGTGCGCTTCCACTTCCAGAAGCGGCACATCTACTACTTCAACACCGAAGGCAGCGAAATTGAACGCTGGGTGATGAACCCGTTTGCCAATATGACGGTGATGGCGCGGGACAAAGAGAACCGTACCCAGCGCCGCTCCTACGACCTTGAGTCGGACGGCACCGGCTCGCGCGGCTTTGAATGGGTTGAGAACCCCGCCGCATTTGCTGTGCACGCTGACCGCATTAAGAGCGAGTTGAGCCAGTTACTTTCGGCTGAAACCCTGCCTCCGGCACGCCGCGATGTGATTCTTCTTCCCGGACAGGGACACCTCCAGGTCCACGAAACGATTGGCCACCCTCTGGAACTGGACCGCATCCTTGGCTATGAACTGTCCTTTGCCGGTGGCTCCCATGTCAAGCCCCAGGACATCGGCACCCTGCGCTACGGCTCGGAAAAACTGAATGCGGTGGTGATGGTTGTGGAGAACTCGCCCGGCACCTTTGGCTATGACGACGAAGGCACACCCCAGCACCAGTACTACCTGATTAAAAACGGGATATTAGTCAATGTTCTCTGCTCGCGCATTGACCTCGGGGAAGCGAACGCCAAAGCGGGCAAAAAGGTTGTTGAGAAGTCGGGCGCCTCAGCCCGGGCTGCCGGCTTCTACAAAACCCCGATTGACCGTATGACCAATGTCTGCGTTGAATGGGGTTCAGACGGCACCCTTGAAGACATCGTCAAGGCGACGGAAAACGGTGTCATCCTTGATATGCCGGTCTCCTGGTCAATCGGCTCCAACCGGGAACACTTCCACTTCGGCTGTGAAATCGCCTGGGAAGTCAAGGACGGCAGACGCACCAAAGTTTACAAAAACCCCACCTATCAGGGCCACACCCTTGAATTCTACAACTCCCTTGATATGGTAGGCGACCGCTCAACCTGGCGTCTAATTCAGGTGCCCAACTGCGGCAAAGGCGAACCAAATCAGATAATGGAAGTCGGTCACGGCGTGCCGGTGATGCGCTTCCGCAATGTCCTGACCGGAGAAGGGAGGTAA